A part of bacterium genomic DNA contains:
- a CDS encoding GxxExxY protein yields MNKEFKYKETTYQILNAAFEVHNALGCGFLEKVYENSLIHELRLKRMHVESQKEIKIFYKGKEVGVYVADLIVEEKVIVEVKAVEEISKIHKAQLLNYLKASGYEVGLILNFAKTKVEYERLVV; encoded by the coding sequence ATGAATAAGGAATTTAAGTATAAAGAGACAACTTATCAAATTCTAAACGCTGCCTTTGAGGTACATAATGCCTTAGGATGTGGATTCCTAGAAAAAGTCTATGAGAACTCACTCATTCACGAACTAAGGTTAAAAAGAATGCATGTAGAATCTCAGAAAGAAATAAAGATCTTCTACAAAGGGAAAGAGGTGGGAGTATATGTAGCTGATCTAATAGTGGAAGAGAAAGTAATAGTAGAGGTAAAAGCGGTAGAAGAAATAAGTAAGATACATAAGGCTCAATTGCTAAATTATTTAAAGGCTTCAGGGTATGAAGTTGGACTAATTCTAAATTTTGCAAAGACCAAGGTAGAATACGAAAGATTGGTAGTATAA